A genomic stretch from Candidatus Binatus sp. includes:
- a CDS encoding peroxiredoxin, translated as MGLHIGSVAPDFTQESTEGTIRFHDWIGDKWAILFSHPKDFTPVCTTELGTVAKLKPEFDKRNIKAIGVSVDDVESHKKWIKDIEETQNVKLNFPILGDADKKVAKLYDMIHPEWNDTLTVRSVFVIDNNKKIRLTLTYPASTGRNFQEILRSIDSLQLTDKYSVATGADWKKGDDCIIVPSLQDPEVLKQKFPKGYKVVKPYLRITPYPGD; from the coding sequence ATGGGACTACACATCGGAAGCGTCGCGCCAGATTTCACGCAGGAATCGACGGAGGGAACGATCCGGTTCCATGACTGGATCGGCGACAAATGGGCGATTCTATTTTCGCATCCGAAGGATTTCACGCCGGTTTGCACCACTGAACTCGGCACCGTCGCCAAGCTGAAGCCGGAATTCGACAAGCGCAATATCAAGGCGATCGGTGTCAGTGTGGACGACGTCGAGTCGCACAAGAAATGGATCAAGGACATCGAGGAAACGCAGAACGTCAAGCTGAATTTCCCGATCCTCGGCGACGCGGACAAGAAAGTCGCGAAGCTCTACGACATGATCCATCCCGAGTGGAACGACACGCTGACGGTGCGCTCGGTCTTCGTGATCGATAACAACAAGAAGATTCGGCTGACCTTGACCTATCCCGCGAGCACCGGTCGCAACTTCCAGGAAATCCTGCGCTCGATCGATTCGCTGCAACTGACCGACAAGTATTCGGTTGCAACCGGCGCGGATTGGAAGAAGGGCGACGATTGCATCATCGTGCCGTCGCTGCAGGATCCCGAGGTCCTGAAGCAGAAGTTCCCCAAGGGCTACAAGGTGGTGAAGCCGTATCTGCGCATCACGCCATATCCCGGCGACTAA
- a CDS encoding enoyl-CoA hydratase/isomerase family protein: MAYETILYDVADEIATITLNRPAKMNAYTATMGAEITDAMLRADADDNARVIIMTGAGERAFCAGADMSMFASQIKARETKQDQGERVQHTPSMPFVMRNLSKPTIASINGFALGVGCTMTLLCDVRIASDNAKMGVIFPRVGLMSELGSSYLMPRLIGLSRTAEMMLTGRQYPASECLAMGLVSRVVPQADLVATAHELAGDMLQCSPTSLTFTRRALYQGLDGTLETAMAFEGFALEKCYVSPEHKEYVSAFLEKRKPDFGKIKK, translated from the coding sequence ATGGCATACGAAACGATCCTGTACGATGTCGCAGACGAGATCGCGACGATTACTCTGAATCGCCCGGCCAAGATGAATGCCTACACCGCCACGATGGGCGCGGAGATCACCGACGCGATGCTGCGTGCCGACGCCGACGACAACGCGCGCGTGATCATCATGACTGGCGCCGGCGAGCGCGCGTTCTGCGCCGGCGCCGATATGAGCATGTTCGCTTCGCAGATCAAGGCGCGCGAAACCAAACAGGACCAGGGCGAGCGGGTTCAACACACGCCCTCGATGCCATTCGTAATGCGCAATCTATCCAAGCCGACGATCGCGTCGATTAACGGCTTCGCGCTGGGCGTCGGATGCACGATGACGCTGCTGTGCGACGTTCGAATCGCGTCGGACAACGCCAAGATGGGCGTGATTTTTCCGCGCGTCGGCCTGATGAGCGAGCTCGGCTCGAGCTACCTGATGCCGCGCCTGATCGGACTGTCGCGCACCGCCGAGATGATGCTGACGGGACGCCAGTATCCCGCGTCCGAATGCCTCGCGATGGGCCTAGTCAGCCGGGTCGTGCCGCAGGCGGACCTGGTCGCGACGGCTCACGAACTCGCCGGCGACATGCTGCAATGCTCGCCGACGTCGCTCACATTCACGCGCCGCGCGCTTTACCAAGGACTCGACGGCACCCTCGAGACCGCGATGGCCTTCGAGGGTTTCGCGCTCGAAAAATGCTACGTCAGCCCCGAGCATAAGGAATACGTCTCGGCGTTTTTGGAGAAGCGCAAGCCTGATTTCGGCAAGATCAAGAAATAA
- a CDS encoding FAD-dependent monooxygenase has product MNRKYDIPVLIVGAGPVGLMLACELVRHGVECRIIDKAGAASDKSKALGIHARTLEIFDNIAIADEMIAAGHKGHGISAYSGGKRIAHVSLDQIPSRYQFVLMLPQNETERMLAKHLASLGVQVERSVELSGFTQDGDGVIATLKAADGREEKCHSAWLAGCDGAHSTVRHTLGLEFEGEQYEESFWLADVLLDFREADDELYAYAGNEEMAVLFPMGHQRWRIVGTRGPAEGDAAPTLPEVQTMLDKLIGGGVRAHDPFWLAHFSISRRRVKQYNVGRAFLCGDAAHIHSPAGGQGMNTGLQDAHNLAWKLALVANGDAKPELLASYQAERHPVAAEVLRETDMMTRVITLRSPIAKKVRDRLAPIFSALEVVQDRASRALSETAVNYRRSPIVSEHRSGLVESIQRAGASGVGAWYDFAHGPAPGDRAPDVEYAMIDSGEVRRLNEVMRGPNFNLLLFSGIEDDRDLSDLFAIADSVKGRFGTHVSAHLIDASDAPQSHPHVTLIRDLSHLIHRAYGAGSRCIYLIRPDGYVGFRAQPPDQASLLANLGNILK; this is encoded by the coding sequence ATGAATCGAAAATACGACATCCCGGTACTTATCGTCGGCGCAGGACCCGTTGGCCTGATGCTCGCGTGCGAGCTGGTTCGTCACGGTGTCGAGTGCCGCATCATCGACAAGGCCGGCGCGGCGAGCGACAAGTCGAAGGCGCTCGGCATCCACGCCCGCACGCTCGAAATTTTCGACAACATCGCCATCGCGGACGAGATGATCGCGGCGGGGCACAAGGGCCACGGCATTTCGGCATACTCCGGCGGCAAGCGCATCGCGCACGTCTCACTCGATCAAATCCCGAGCCGCTACCAGTTCGTGCTGATGCTCCCGCAGAACGAGACCGAGCGGATGCTGGCGAAACATCTTGCGTCGCTTGGAGTGCAGGTCGAGCGCAGCGTCGAGTTGAGCGGTTTCACACAGGATGGCGACGGCGTCATCGCGACGCTTAAAGCCGCCGACGGGCGCGAGGAAAAATGCCACTCGGCGTGGCTCGCCGGATGCGACGGTGCGCACAGCACGGTGCGTCACACGCTTGGCCTCGAGTTCGAGGGCGAGCAATACGAGGAAAGTTTCTGGCTCGCCGACGTGTTGCTCGATTTCCGCGAAGCCGACGACGAATTGTATGCGTACGCTGGTAACGAAGAGATGGCGGTGCTGTTCCCGATGGGGCATCAGCGCTGGCGTATCGTCGGGACGCGGGGTCCCGCCGAGGGCGACGCGGCGCCGACGCTTCCAGAAGTGCAAACGATGCTCGACAAGCTGATCGGGGGTGGCGTGCGCGCGCACGATCCGTTCTGGCTCGCTCATTTCAGCATCAGCCGCCGCCGCGTGAAGCAATATAATGTCGGGCGCGCGTTTCTCTGCGGCGATGCGGCGCATATCCACAGTCCCGCGGGCGGGCAGGGGATGAATACCGGCTTGCAGGACGCGCACAATCTCGCGTGGAAACTCGCGCTGGTCGCGAACGGCGACGCTAAACCCGAGTTGCTCGCGAGCTATCAGGCCGAGCGGCATCCAGTCGCGGCCGAAGTTTTGAGAGAGACCGACATGATGACGCGAGTCATCACGCTTCGAAGCCCGATTGCGAAGAAGGTGCGCGATCGGCTCGCGCCGATTTTCTCGGCGCTCGAAGTCGTGCAGGATCGCGCGAGCCGCGCGCTTTCAGAGACTGCGGTGAACTACCGCCGTAGCCCGATCGTCAGCGAGCATCGGAGCGGACTGGTCGAAAGCATCCAGCGCGCGGGCGCATCGGGCGTTGGCGCATGGTACGACTTCGCGCACGGACCCGCGCCCGGCGATCGCGCGCCCGACGTCGAGTACGCGATGATCGATTCGGGCGAGGTGCGCCGCCTGAACGAAGTGATGCGCGGGCCGAACTTCAATCTGCTGCTTTTTTCCGGCATCGAGGACGATCGAGATCTTTCCGATTTGTTTGCGATCGCCGACAGCGTGAAGGGTCGCTTCGGCACTCACGTGAGCGCGCATCTGATTGATGCGAGCGATGCGCCGCAGTCTCATCCGCACGTGACGTTGATTCGCGACTTGAGTCACCTGATTCATCGCGCATACGGCGCGGGTTCGCGATGCATCTACCTGATCCGTCCCGACGGCTACGTCGGCTTCCGCGCGCAACCGCCCGACCAGGCAAGCCTGCTCGCAAACCTGGGCAACATTTTAAAATAG
- a CDS encoding CocE/NonD family hydrolase, whose protein sequence is MARIIVEKNIEVPMRDGCVLRADLFRPDTPEKLPVLLNRTPYNKAMPMVFTGTLDAIRAAEAGYNVMVQDCRGRFTSDGVWDCFTVEPRDGYDTIEWAARQAWANGSVGTYGASYMGATQWLAAKESPPSLKAMVPSITASDYHDGWTYQGGAFSLFFNVSWTMAGLAPPQLLRARGDNPLVIGELGAVMSSIDVMREKMKFAPLKEFPMFRAGAPYFFDWLAHPAYDQYWKALSIEESHAKINVPALNIGGWYDIFQGGTLRNFSGMRSHGPAGAARTGNRLIVGPWSHAVPFSNLVGAVDFGIRSSPISVDIDGAQLRFFDQYLKGKPAGDDAPVRLFVMGINEWRDETEWPIARTEWRRYYLHSRGSANSLYGDGALSTDAPGHDPADTFLYNPIDPVPTVGGGLCCYAGALQGGAFDQQAVEHRADVLVYSTEPLATDVEVTGPIELTLYASSSSPDTDFTAKLVDVSPCGAAINLTDGIIRARWRQSRSTPAMLTPGRVEEFKIDLWSTSNVFKQGHRIRLEVSSSNFPRFDRNPNTGHDLFADAEMRPAMQTVMHDASFASYLTLPVIPARR, encoded by the coding sequence ATGGCGCGAATAATCGTCGAAAAAAATATCGAAGTTCCGATGCGCGACGGATGCGTGCTCCGCGCCGACTTGTTCCGGCCCGACACGCCGGAAAAGTTGCCCGTGCTGCTGAATCGCACGCCCTACAACAAGGCGATGCCGATGGTGTTCACCGGCACGCTGGACGCGATTCGCGCCGCCGAGGCCGGCTACAACGTGATGGTGCAGGATTGCCGCGGGCGCTTCACCTCCGACGGCGTGTGGGATTGTTTCACAGTCGAGCCACGCGACGGATACGACACGATCGAATGGGCGGCGCGCCAAGCGTGGGCAAACGGCAGCGTCGGCACTTACGGCGCGTCGTACATGGGCGCCACGCAATGGCTGGCCGCAAAAGAGTCGCCGCCGAGTCTCAAAGCGATGGTCCCGTCGATCACCGCGAGCGACTACCACGACGGCTGGACTTATCAGGGCGGCGCGTTTTCGCTGTTCTTCAACGTTAGCTGGACGATGGCGGGGCTCGCGCCGCCGCAGTTGCTCCGCGCGCGCGGCGACAATCCGTTGGTGATCGGCGAACTTGGCGCAGTCATGAGTTCGATCGACGTGATGCGCGAGAAAATGAAGTTCGCACCGCTCAAGGAATTCCCGATGTTCCGCGCCGGCGCACCGTACTTCTTCGATTGGCTCGCGCATCCCGCCTACGACCAGTACTGGAAGGCGCTGTCGATCGAGGAGAGTCACGCGAAGATTAATGTGCCCGCGCTCAATATCGGCGGATGGTACGACATCTTCCAGGGCGGCACGCTGCGCAATTTCAGCGGGATGCGATCGCATGGACCGGCGGGTGCGGCGCGCACCGGCAATCGACTGATCGTCGGGCCGTGGAGTCACGCGGTGCCGTTTTCGAATCTCGTCGGCGCAGTAGATTTCGGCATTCGCTCGAGTCCGATTTCGGTGGACATCGACGGCGCGCAACTTCGCTTTTTCGATCAATATCTGAAAGGCAAGCCAGCCGGTGACGACGCGCCGGTGCGCCTCTTCGTGATGGGCATCAACGAGTGGCGCGACGAAACCGAGTGGCCGATTGCGCGCACCGAATGGCGCCGCTACTACCTGCATAGCCGCGGCAGCGCCAACAGCCTGTACGGCGACGGCGCGCTCTCGACCGACGCACCCGGCCACGATCCTGCCGACACGTTTCTCTACAATCCGATCGACCCGGTGCCGACGGTCGGCGGCGGTCTATGCTGCTATGCGGGCGCGTTGCAGGGTGGCGCATTCGATCAGCAAGCGGTTGAGCATCGCGCCGACGTGCTAGTTTACTCGACCGAGCCGCTCGCAACCGACGTCGAAGTGACCGGCCCGATCGAGCTTACTCTCTACGCGTCGTCGTCGTCGCCCGACACCGACTTCACCGCGAAGCTGGTCGATGTAAGCCCGTGCGGCGCCGCGATCAATCTGACGGATGGAATCATCCGCGCGCGATGGCGCCAGTCGCGCTCGACACCCGCGATGCTCACGCCCGGCCGCGTCGAGGAATTCAAGATCGACCTGTGGAGCACGTCGAACGTGTTCAAGCAGGGGCATCGGATTCGGCTCGAGGTCAGCTCGTCGAACTTCCCGCGCTTCGATCGCAATCCGAACACCGGGCACGACTTGTTCGCCGACGCCGAGATGCGTCCCGCGATGCAAACCGTGATGCACGACGCCAGCTTCGCGTCGTACCTGACGCTACCTGTGATCCCGGCGCGGAGGTAG
- the glgX gene encoding glycogen debranching protein GlgX yields MPKKNHEPLPGAHAPLGATWDGAGVNFAIFSEHAAGVTLCLFDDADAETRIALADRIEHVWHAYIEGLHPGQRYGYRVAGAYDPAAGHRFNPAKLLLDPYARLLDREPEWNEAMLGYRVGARGAIRPSNVDSAASMPKCVVTDPSFDWDADRNPRTPWADTIIYEAHVKGMTALHPEVPAELRGTYAGLATPAVIGYLASLGVTAIELLPVHQTGPERMLHHAGLSNYWGYNTVGFFAPAIRFASPREEISPIAEFKSMVRAFHRAGIEVILDVVYNHTGEGNQTGPTICFRGIDNAAYYRLRRDDRRLTEDFTGTGNSLNLIHPRVLQLVMDSLRYWVLEMHVDGFRFDLATTLARGPQGEFGGSAFLAAIAQDPVLAKVKLIAEPWDIGEGGYRVAQFPVNWKEWNGKFRDSVRDFWRGASYTMGEFASRITGSSDLYQADSRAPQASINFVSAHDGFTLADLVSYNEKHNEANGEDNHDGESHNRSWNCGVEGPSHDPAVLATREQQKRNFLATLMLAQGVPMLLAGDEIGRTQNGNNNAYSQDNRTSWIDWASADPNLLDFTRRLIQLRRRHRVFRRRGWFTGRPPKGARVKDLAWFRPDGAEMTAEDWGVGYAKTLGMFVNGRAIRERNRDGSTPSDDSFFLIFNAYQEPMEFRLPARSFGNRWVVILDTTQPTMSESKRIHSGGEEVHAAGHSTVILRRLP; encoded by the coding sequence ATGCCAAAAAAAAACCATGAACCATTGCCCGGCGCGCATGCCCCACTCGGCGCCACGTGGGACGGCGCGGGAGTCAACTTCGCGATTTTTTCCGAGCATGCGGCCGGCGTGACGCTGTGCCTGTTCGATGACGCCGATGCCGAAACCCGCATCGCGCTCGCCGATCGCATCGAACACGTCTGGCACGCGTATATCGAAGGCCTTCACCCCGGCCAGCGTTACGGCTATCGCGTCGCGGGCGCTTACGATCCTGCCGCCGGGCATCGCTTCAATCCCGCCAAGCTGTTGCTCGATCCATACGCGCGCTTGCTCGATCGCGAACCTGAGTGGAACGAAGCGATGCTCGGATATCGCGTCGGCGCGCGCGGCGCGATCCGCCCGAGCAATGTCGATAGCGCGGCGTCGATGCCGAAATGCGTCGTCACCGATCCGTCCTTCGACTGGGACGCCGACCGCAATCCTCGGACGCCGTGGGCGGACACGATCATCTACGAGGCGCATGTCAAAGGCATGACGGCGTTGCATCCCGAGGTTCCCGCCGAATTGCGCGGGACGTATGCCGGCCTCGCCACGCCAGCGGTGATCGGATATCTCGCGTCGCTCGGCGTAACCGCGATCGAGTTGCTGCCGGTTCATCAGACGGGGCCTGAGCGGATGCTTCATCACGCGGGGCTGAGCAATTACTGGGGCTACAACACGGTTGGATTTTTCGCGCCCGCGATTCGCTTCGCTTCGCCGCGCGAAGAAATTTCGCCGATCGCAGAATTCAAATCGATGGTGCGCGCGTTTCATCGCGCCGGAATCGAGGTGATTCTCGACGTCGTGTACAACCACACCGGCGAGGGCAATCAGACCGGTCCGACGATTTGCTTTCGCGGGATCGACAACGCGGCGTACTACCGGCTGCGCCGCGACGATCGGCGCCTCACCGAGGATTTCACCGGCACCGGCAACTCGCTCAACCTGATTCACCCGCGCGTGCTGCAACTCGTGATGGACAGTCTCCGCTACTGGGTGCTCGAGATGCACGTGGACGGGTTTCGCTTCGATTTGGCGACGACGCTCGCGCGCGGTCCGCAGGGCGAATTCGGCGGGAGCGCGTTCCTTGCCGCGATTGCGCAGGATCCGGTGCTGGCGAAGGTCAAGCTGATCGCCGAGCCGTGGGATATCGGCGAGGGCGGCTACCGCGTCGCGCAGTTTCCGGTCAACTGGAAGGAATGGAACGGCAAGTTCCGCGACTCGGTGCGCGATTTCTGGCGCGGCGCGAGCTACACGATGGGCGAATTCGCCTCGCGCATCACCGGCAGTTCGGATTTGTACCAAGCGGACAGCCGCGCGCCGCAGGCCAGCATCAATTTCGTCTCGGCGCACGACGGCTTCACGCTGGCCGACCTAGTTTCATACAACGAGAAACACAACGAGGCGAATGGCGAGGACAATCACGACGGCGAGAGTCACAATCGCTCATGGAACTGCGGCGTCGAAGGTCCGTCGCACGATCCCGCCGTGCTCGCGACGCGCGAGCAGCAGAAGCGCAACTTCCTCGCCACGCTGATGCTGGCGCAGGGCGTGCCGATGCTACTCGCGGGCGACGAGATCGGCCGCACGCAGAACGGCAACAACAACGCCTACAGCCAGGACAATCGCACCTCGTGGATCGATTGGGCCAGCGCCGATCCGAACCTGCTCGACTTCACCCGCCGCCTGATTCAACTCCGCCGCCGCCATCGGGTGTTTCGCCGCCGCGGATGGTTCACCGGCCGGCCGCCGAAGGGCGCTCGCGTGAAAGACCTCGCATGGTTCCGGCCCGACGGCGCCGAGATGACGGCTGAGGACTGGGGCGTCGGCTATGCAAAGACGCTCGGGATGTTCGTCAACGGCCGCGCCATCAGGGAGCGCAATCGCGACGGCAGCACGCCAAGTGACGACAGCTTCTTCCTGATTTTCAATGCGTACCAGGAGCCGATGGAGTTCCGCCTGCCGGCGCGGAGCTTTGGAAATCGATGGGTCGTGATTCTCGATACCACGCAGCCGACGATGTCAGAGAGCAAGCGGATTCACTCCGGCGGCGAGGAAGTCCACGCCGCCGGCCACTCGACCGTGATCCTGCGGCGATTGCCGTAA
- a CDS encoding 2-hydroxychromene-2-carboxylate isomerase, with the protein MKTVDFYFDFSSTNSYFAAFMLPEICERAGALVIWRPTHFAALFRGAGFDVMAMTRQKARYLWRDHERYAEFTGLPFRRPTRFPIKTSAALRIVLAAGHRAGADADVDACERAKGAISQAIMRAYWERDEDIADRAVLRTIAAQADFDADAILDTADSDSTRRGLAAATDEAIARGVFGAPTSFVGGEMFWGKDRLDFVERYLKK; encoded by the coding sequence ATGAAGACAGTCGATTTCTACTTCGATTTCTCGAGCACCAACAGCTACTTCGCGGCCTTCATGCTGCCGGAGATTTGCGAGCGCGCCGGCGCGCTCGTCATCTGGCGGCCAACGCATTTCGCGGCGCTGTTTCGCGGCGCCGGCTTCGACGTGATGGCGATGACGCGGCAGAAGGCGCGCTATCTCTGGCGCGATCACGAGCGCTACGCGGAATTCACCGGACTGCCGTTCAGGCGACCGACCCGCTTCCCGATCAAAACTTCGGCGGCGTTGCGAATCGTGCTCGCGGCAGGGCATCGGGCCGGCGCCGACGCGGATGTCGATGCGTGCGAACGCGCCAAGGGCGCCATCTCGCAGGCAATCATGCGCGCTTATTGGGAGCGCGATGAGGACATCGCCGATCGCGCCGTGCTGCGCACGATTGCTGCGCAAGCGGACTTCGACGCGGACGCGATACTCGATACCGCAGACAGCGATTCAACCCGCCGCGGGCTGGCTGCGGCCACCGATGAGGCGATCGCGCGCGGCGTGTTTGGCGCGCCGACTTCGTTCGTCGGCGGCGAGATGTTCTGGGGCAAGGATCGGCTGGATTTCGTCGAGCGGTACCTGAAAAAGTAG
- a CDS encoding helix-turn-helix domain-containing protein, translating into MSISRAKFGQMIRSRRRQANMTQEQVARQVGASTPYVGHLESGKRHPSDEIVTRLADALGFDRRELFFVANPRAKELLNPREQQHDHSAWDEFRRAAGLIRSHGITDKEMHMLSQVALLGQVRSSRDFIYILNTVRQALLS; encoded by the coding sequence ATGTCGATATCGAGAGCAAAATTCGGTCAGATGATTCGCAGCCGCCGGCGCCAGGCCAATATGACGCAGGAGCAGGTGGCGCGCCAGGTTGGAGCTTCGACGCCCTACGTCGGCCATCTCGAATCGGGCAAGCGGCATCCGTCCGACGAGATCGTTACGCGGCTGGCCGACGCGCTGGGCTTCGATCGGCGCGAACTGTTCTTCGTCGCGAATCCGCGTGCGAAGGAACTGCTCAATCCACGGGAGCAACAGCACGATCATTCGGCGTGGGATGAGTTCCGCCGGGCCGCTGGCCTGATTCGATCTCACGGCATCACCGACAAGGAAATGCATATGTTGTCGCAGGTCGCGCTGCTGGGCCAGGTTAGGAGTTCTCGCGACTTCATTTACA